The Methanobrevibacter thaueri DNA window GGTTCATAAGAAGCATCATAATCAGTTAATTCTACAATTAGTTTTTCTAAATCAACTTCAAAGTCTAATTGATCCATATACACCCGATTGTTAATGTTAATATTTTTAATAGTATTATCAATGCCATATTTTTGAATATAATCTACAACATTGTTAGCAACTTCATTTAACTCATCTTCACTTTTAGCACCAGTAACAAGAAACTTTCCAGAACCATAAAAAGCAGTATATTTATTATAAGGTGGAATTTTAGCCTTAACCCAAAAATGAGCTTTCTCTACATTGGGTAATTTAACTAAAAGTTCTTCTAAATCAAATGGTTTCTCCATTTCGACAGTTGCAACAATATTTACTAACTCCATCATATTAAATTCTGTAACTGCTTGTTATTATACCTTGACAACAATTTTGTATTAACATAATAATTATATCCTGTTACCAACAAATTCAATATCATATCAAATATGGTTGTGCAACTATGAATATTGATGTTGAAAGCGAAGCAATGCTTGAAGAAAAATTCATAAATCAGCTATCTAAAATGGGATATGAATTTATCAAAATAAAAAATGAAGAAGAACTCAATGCAAACTTTAAAATACAATTAGAAAAATTAAATAAAAAAGAACTAAACGGAACCCCAATATCTGATGAAGAATTTGATAGAATTTTAACCTATCTTGATTCTGGATCAATATTTGATAGAGCTGACAAACTACGAGATGAATACACCATTAAAAGAGATAACGCAATGTCAGTATCCATAAAATTCCTAAACCAAAAAGACTGGTGCAAAAACATCTTCCAAGTATCAAACCAAATAACAATGGTAGGATCCCATAAAAACCGATATGATGTAACAATATTAATAAATGGATTACCATTAATCCAAATAGAACTTAAAAGACGTTCAATGGACATCAAACAAGCTTTCAACCAAGTTAAAAGATACATGAAAACATCTTATGACAGACTATTCAAATATATCCAAATATTTGTCATTAGTAATGGAAATGAAACCAAATATTTTGCTAATGGTCGTCCAAGTAAAATAAACTTCGGATACACATTCTTCTGGAAAGACAAAGAAAACAACAATATCCACAACCTCCATAAATTCACTGAAGCATTCCTAGAAAAATGCAACATCGCCAAAATGATTTCCAAATTCATGGTACTAAATGAATCAACAAAAGAACTAATGGTATTAAGAGCATACCAAAAATATGCAGTAGACGCAGTACTAAATCAAGCACTAGAAGTAAAAAAGAATGGATACATATGGCACACCACGGGAAGTGGAAAAACACTAACATCATTCAAAGTAAGCCAACTACTCGCAGAAGAAGAATCCATTTATAAAGTCATTTTTGTTGTAGACAGGAGAGATTTAAACGACCAAACCAATAAAGAGTTCAACAAATTCTGTCCAAAGTGTGTAGGAACATCAGCACATACCGGAGCATTAGTTAAAAATCTTTTGAGTGATAAAAATAAACTCATTACAACCACTATCCAAAAGTTATCCATTGCTGTAAATAGGAAACACACAAGGAAAAAATTAGAAAAAATCAAAGACAAAAATATTATTTTAATATTCGACGAATGTCACAGAAGCCAATTCGGTAAAATGCACAATGATATAACAACCTTCTTTGAAAACACATTATCATATGGATTTACAGGAACACCTATATTTGAAGCAAATGCTATGGGTACTAAAACCACCAAATCAATTTTCAAAGAAAGATTACATACTTACATGATTAAAGATGCCATAGCTGACCAAAATGTACTTGGATTTTCAATTGACTATTATTCCACAATGAAAACAAAAGAAGGCATAATTGATGAAGAAGTAGCTGCAATCAAAAAAACTGAAGTCTTAGCCCATCCAGATAGACTAAATATGATTGTAGACCATATTCTTGACAGTTATGATTATAAAACCAAAGACCGTGAATTCAATGCAATATTTGCAGTATCCCAAAAATCAAAAGAAAACCCAACAGGATACATACACGACTATTACAAAATATTAAAACAAAAAAACAAAGAAAGAGGCACGAATTTAAAAATTGCAACAATATTTACTTATGCACCAAATGAAAACTTTGATGAACAAGAAAAACATTCACAAGAACATTTAGACGACTATATTAAAGAATATAATGAAACATTTGGAACAAACTTTGATTCAGACACAATGGGCGAATACCACAGAGATGTTTGTAAAAGAATGAAACACAGAGAAATAGACTTATTACTTGTTGTTAATATGTTTTTAACAGGATTTGACAGTAAATTACTCAATACATTATATGTGGATAAAAATCTTGAATATCATACACTATTGCAGGCATTTTCAAGAACTAATAGAATATATAATGCACGTAAATCACAAGGAAACATTGTATGTTACAGACCAATCAAAGAATCAGTAGACAGAGCAATAGCATTATTTTCAAACAATGCACCAATAGAAGATATACTATTGCCACCCTACAAAGATCTTGTAAAAAGATTTAATGAAGAATTAAAAGTGCTACGTGATTTAGTTAAAACAGCACAAGAAGTATATGAACTTCAAAGTGAAAATGATAAAAAAGATTTTGTATTGGCCTTTAAGAAATTAATTAAAACAAAAAATAAATTAGATGTCTTTTCAGAATTCACATTTGATGATCTTGAAATGACCGAACAAGAATATGAAGATTATACTGGAGCATACCTAAATATCAAAGACACAATCCCTCCTGAAGAGGGTCCTGGTGCAGTATCAATCCTAAAAGACATAGATTTTGAATTAGAATTACTGACTAATGATAAAATCAATGTTGATTACATTTTAGGATTGATAGATGATATGAAAGTGGGTTCCGACTTTGATAAAGGAAAAGAAAAGATTATTAAATTAATGGAACAATCAGTACATTTACGTAGTAAAATCAAACTTATAGAGAAATTTATTGATGTTGAATTGCAAGACATTAAAGAAAAAGGATTGGATGTGCCTGAAGAATTTGATAGATTTGTAAGAGATGAAAGAAGAGATGCAATATGTGACTTAATTGAAGAAGAAGAACTAATAGAAGAAGTAACAAGAGAAATATTAAGTGAATATGAATTTACAGAAAAATTAGATGACACTTTAATCAAAAAAGCATTTAAAGATAAAGAATTAAAATACAAAGACAAAAAGAATAAACTTAAAAAAGTAAAACAGGAAATTTTAGAAATATTTGATATATTTGATTTTTAAATATATAGGTGGAATTAATAATGGCTACAAATTTGGAAACTAAATTGTTTGCAATTGCAGATGAATTAAGAGGAAATATGGACGCTAATGAATATAAAAACTATATTTTAGGATTCATATTTTACAGATATCTCTCTGAAAAGCAAGAAAAATTCATAAATGAATTACTTGAAAAAGATGACCTCACTTTCAATGAAGCATGTGAAGATGAAGAGTTTAAAGCAGATTTAAAAGAAGATTGTATTGATACATTAGGATACTTTATAAGTCCAGAAAGCTTGTTTAGCTCAATGATAGCTAAATGTAAAGTTGGAGACACCATAAGAAATGATTTAAGATTAGCATTTAATGAAATCACCAACTCTTCACAAGGTACAGAAAGTGAAGATGACTTTGACAACTTGTTTGATGATGTCGATTTAGATTCACCAAGATTGGGTAAAAAAGACAAAGATAAAAATAAAATAATATCCAAAATATTGATATTACTAAATGATATTGATTTTGAATTAGATAATGATGAATCAGACATACTTGGAGATGCATATGAGTATCTGATAAGTCAATTTGCATCAGAAGCAGGTAAAAAAGCAGGAGAATTTTATACTCCTCAAGAGGTTTCAAAAATTCTTGCAAAAATAGTGACATTGGGAAAAGAAAAAATAAAAGATGTTTATGATCCAACATGTGGATCAGGATCATTACTTTTAAGAATATCAAAAGAAGCAAGAGTAGCACATTATTATGGACAAGAATTAAATACCACCACCTTCAACCTAGCAAGAATGAACATGATTTTACATGGTGTTAAATATGACCAATTTGACATAAAACAAGGAGACACATTAGAAGATCCACAACACAAAGATATGAAATTCGATGCAGTAGTTGCCAATCCCCCATTTTCAGCAAAATGGAGTGCAGACAAATCATTCCTTGATGACAGTAGATTCAGTGCATATGGAAAACTAGCACCAAAATCCAAAGCAGACTACGCATTTGTACAGCACATGATATATCAATTAAATGAAAGCGGAACAATGGGTATTGTATTGCCACATGGAGTATTATTTAGAGGAGCTGCAGAAGGAAAAATAAGACAATACCTTGTTGGTGAAAAAAATTATCTTGATGCAGTTATAGGATTGCCATCAAACTTATTTTATGGAACAAACATACCAACATGCATATTAATATTTAAGAAATGTCGTGAAGAAGACCAAGATATATTATTTATTGATGCAAGTAAAGACTTTGAAAAAGTTAAAAATCAAAATAAATTAAGATCAGAGGATATAGACAAAATAATAAACACATATACATCAAGAGAAGAAATAGAAAAATATTCACATAAAGCAACACTAGATGAAATAGAAGAAAATGATTTCAACTTAAACATTCCACGTTATGTAGATACATTTGAAGAAGAAGAACCTATAGACCTTGATGAAGTAGTTGATGAACTAGAAAAGATTGAAGCAGAAATGGAAAAAGTCGATGCTGAAATTAAAAAATATTGTGAAGAATTAGGTATTAGAGCACCAATAATCAAATGAGATGATACAAATGAGTGAAGAAAAATTAGTACCTAAATTACGATTTAGCGGATTTGATGACGAATGGAAAAACTGTAAATTACAAGAAATTTGCAAAGTTCAAGACGGAACTCATACAACTCCAAATTATGTTGATGAGGGTGTTCCTTTTTATAGTGTTGAAACTATAACTAGTGATGCTCCACCCAAATTTATTGCTTATGAAGAACATGAAACCTTAATAAAAAGATGCAAACCTCAATTTGGAGATATTCTTCTCACAAGAATAGGAACTCTTGCAAAATCCAAAGTCATTGATTGGAATAATGAATTTAGTATTTATGTTAGTTTAGCATTATTAAGTTCAATAAAGATTAATAATTACTATCTAAATCAATATATACAAACAGAAACATATCAAAAAGAATTTTTAAAAAGATCATTATTACTTGCAGTTCCTCAAA harbors:
- a CDS encoding TBP family protein, with amino-acid sequence MMELVNIVATVEMEKPFDLEELLVKLPNVEKAHFWVKAKIPPYNKYTAFYGSGKFLVTGAKSEDELNEVANNVVDYIQKYGIDNTIKNININNRVYMDQLDFEVDLEKLIVELTDYDASYEPEQFPGMNFKDKYDLTYLLFGSGKITITGVKSLEHFEEHVAEFKDLIREKSDI
- a CDS encoding type I restriction endonuclease subunit R; the encoded protein is MNIDVESEAMLEEKFINQLSKMGYEFIKIKNEEELNANFKIQLEKLNKKELNGTPISDEEFDRILTYLDSGSIFDRADKLRDEYTIKRDNAMSVSIKFLNQKDWCKNIFQVSNQITMVGSHKNRYDVTILINGLPLIQIELKRRSMDIKQAFNQVKRYMKTSYDRLFKYIQIFVISNGNETKYFANGRPSKINFGYTFFWKDKENNNIHNLHKFTEAFLEKCNIAKMISKFMVLNESTKELMVLRAYQKYAVDAVLNQALEVKKNGYIWHTTGSGKTLTSFKVSQLLAEEESIYKVIFVVDRRDLNDQTNKEFNKFCPKCVGTSAHTGALVKNLLSDKNKLITTTIQKLSIAVNRKHTRKKLEKIKDKNIILIFDECHRSQFGKMHNDITTFFENTLSYGFTGTPIFEANAMGTKTTKSIFKERLHTYMIKDAIADQNVLGFSIDYYSTMKTKEGIIDEEVAAIKKTEVLAHPDRLNMIVDHILDSYDYKTKDREFNAIFAVSQKSKENPTGYIHDYYKILKQKNKERGTNLKIATIFTYAPNENFDEQEKHSQEHLDDYIKEYNETFGTNFDSDTMGEYHRDVCKRMKHREIDLLLVVNMFLTGFDSKLLNTLYVDKNLEYHTLLQAFSRTNRIYNARKSQGNIVCYRPIKESVDRAIALFSNNAPIEDILLPPYKDLVKRFNEELKVLRDLVKTAQEVYELQSENDKKDFVLAFKKLIKTKNKLDVFSEFTFDDLEMTEQEYEDYTGAYLNIKDTIPPEEGPGAVSILKDIDFELELLTNDKINVDYILGLIDDMKVGSDFDKGKEKIIKLMEQSVHLRSKIKLIEKFIDVELQDIKEKGLDVPEEFDRFVRDERRDAICDLIEEEELIEEVTREILSEYEFTEKLDDTLIKKAFKDKELKYKDKKNKLKKVKQEILEIFDIFDF
- a CDS encoding type I restriction-modification system subunit M, with product MATNLETKLFAIADELRGNMDANEYKNYILGFIFYRYLSEKQEKFINELLEKDDLTFNEACEDEEFKADLKEDCIDTLGYFISPESLFSSMIAKCKVGDTIRNDLRLAFNEITNSSQGTESEDDFDNLFDDVDLDSPRLGKKDKDKNKIISKILILLNDIDFELDNDESDILGDAYEYLISQFASEAGKKAGEFYTPQEVSKILAKIVTLGKEKIKDVYDPTCGSGSLLLRISKEARVAHYYGQELNTTTFNLARMNMILHGVKYDQFDIKQGDTLEDPQHKDMKFDAVVANPPFSAKWSADKSFLDDSRFSAYGKLAPKSKADYAFVQHMIYQLNESGTMGIVLPHGVLFRGAAEGKIRQYLVGEKNYLDAVIGLPSNLFYGTNIPTCILIFKKCREEDQDILFIDASKDFEKVKNQNKLRSEDIDKIINTYTSREEIEKYSHKATLDEIEENDFNLNIPRYVDTFEEEEPIDLDEVVDELEKIEAEMEKVDAEIKKYCEELGIRAPIIK